The Gadus macrocephalus chromosome 21, ASM3116895v1 genome has a segment encoding these proteins:
- the LOC132450417 gene encoding enhancer of rudimentary homolog has protein sequence MSHTILLVQPTKRPEGRTYADYESVNECMEGVCKMYEEHLKRMNPNSPSITYDISQLFDFIDDLADLSCLVYRADTQTYQPYNKDWIKEKIYVLLRRQAQQAGK, from the exons ATG TCTCACACAATTCTACTTGTCCAGCCAACAAAGAGACCCGAGGGCCGCACGTATGCGGACTACGAGTCGGTCAATGAGTGTATGGAAG gTGTGTGCAAGATGTACGAGGAACATTTAAAGAGGATGAACCCAAACAGTCCGTCCATCACTTATGATATCAGTCAGTTGTTTGACTTTATTGATGACCTGGCAGATTTGAGCTGTCTTGT GTACAGAGCTGACACCCAGACATACCAGCCATACAACAAGGACTGGATTAAAGAGAAGATCTATGTGCTCCTGCGGCGTCAGGCACAACAGGCTGGGAAGTAA